In Vespula pensylvanica isolate Volc-1 chromosome 16, ASM1446617v1, whole genome shotgun sequence, the following proteins share a genomic window:
- the LOC122634856 gene encoding protein deadpan-like — protein MVDYNSYKMSASEEDFEQQAHPGMTKAELRRNNKPIMEKRRRARINQCLDELKNLILEALKKDPTRHSKLEKADILEMTVKHLQTVQRQQLSTAIATDPAVLTKFRSGFSECATEVSRYVSNLENVDPAVKQRLLSHLNNYVSNLQQIGPFYGHYVPYMPERLYPEVKVGYHSEVANGDENNNSSTRIQIPNGVQLIPSRLPTGELALLVPQSAAISTNFSFFPHPSESISRTIASSAFSSVHRIHSPLDSPSTSTSSYGEENHHLECYPQIHQQPKFKIPEQSSGSSKSFTSSPDTQKAQITSSSDRKSPLSSTSFDFKSEVNGNLKKEAIHNFSEQIDCIASTSLRQPLSVITDKTYNRPCTSLSNKDIKRHPSDRLLIIPEKKQKLQDDAPSSSLTSDDKRNENSHDVSSEDRTTNASTSSNTNRSNANSSQGFSNSAGPSSSNGDMWRPW, from the exons ATGGTGGATTACAATAGTTACAAAATGTCAGCGAGCGAGGAGGATTTTGAGCAACAAGCTCACCCAGGAATGACCAAAGCTGAACTCAGAagg AATAATAAGCCGATTATGGAAAAACGGAGACGAGCTCGAATTAATCAATGTCTCGATGAATTGAAGAATCTCATACTCGAAGCATTGAAGAAAGAT CCGACAAGACACTCGAAGCTCGAGAAAGCCGATATTCTTGAAATGACGGTGAAACACTTACAGACAGTACAGCGTCAACAATTGAGTACCGCAATTGCAACAGACCCAGCGGTACTAACGAAATTCCGTTCTGGATTTTCCGAATGTGCTACGGAAGTATCGCGGTACGTCAGCAACCTAGAGAACGTCGATCCTGCCGTGAAGCAGCGTCTACTCTCACACCTAAACAATTACGTTAGTAATCTCCAGCAAATAGGACCGTTCTATGGCCACTACGTGCCCTACATGCCGGAACGTCTCTATCCCGAGGTAAAGGTCGGCTACCATAGCGAAGTAGCCAATGGGGATGAGAATAATAACTCCAGCACCAGGATACAGATACCAAACGGCGTTCAGTTGATACCTAGCAGACTTCCAACAGGAGAGCTGGCTCTACTAGTCCCACAATCAGCAGCAATTTCtacaaacttttcttttttcccacaTCCCTCGGAATCAATATCTAGAACGATAGCATCATCGGCCTTCTCATCGGTACATAGAATACATAGTCCTCTTGACAGCCCATCAACGTCCACCTCTAGCTACGGAGAGGAGAATCATCATTTGGAATGTTATCCTCAAATACATCAACAGCCGAAGTTCAAAATACCTGAACAAAGTTCTGGCAGTAGTAAAAGTTTTACCAGTTCGCCAGACACTCAAAAAGCTCAAATTACTTCTAGCAGCGATAGAAAATCTCCCTTATCATCGACGTCGTTCGACTTTAAATCGGAAGTAAATGgaaatcttaaaaaagaagCGATTCACAATTTTTCCGAACAGATAGATTGCATAGCCTCGACGAGTTTACGACAACCTCTTTCAGTTATTACTGATAAGACTTATAATCGTCCATGTACATCGTTAAGCAATAAGGATATAAAAAGACATCCTTCGGATAGACTACTCATAATCCctgagaagaaacaaaagttaCAGGATGACGCTCCATCGTCATCTCTAACATCGGACgataagagaaatgaaaatagtcATGATGTTTCCTCAGAGGATCGAACAACAAATGCATCAACAAGTTCCAATACAAATCGTTCTAATGCCAATTCCTCACAGGGTTTTTCTAACTCTGCTGGTCCATCCTCGTCGAATGGAGACATGTGGAGACCATGGTAA